One window of Nymphaea colorata isolate Beijing-Zhang1983 chromosome 1, ASM883128v2, whole genome shotgun sequence genomic DNA carries:
- the LOC116255589 gene encoding uncharacterized protein LOC116255589 isoform X1, producing MVFYFKARPEAGDYTIFMGLDKYENEELIKYGFPEDIWFHVDKMSSAHVYVRLHKGQSIDDISEGLLEDCAQLVKANSIQGNKVNNIDVVYTPWFNLKKTPSMDVGQVGFHNPKIVRTVKVEKRINEIVNRLNKTKVERKPDLKAEKEAVNAAERAERKVQLRDKKRREEMERLEREKQAEIRSYKGLMVSEKMTSNKQIAAANKSLQELEEDFM from the exons ATGGTGTTCTACTTCAAGGCGAGGCCGGAGGCTGGGGATTACACGATCTTTATGGGCCTTGACAAATACGAGAACGAAGAGCTCATTAAATATGGCTTCCCTGAAGACATCTG GTTCCATGTGGACAAAATGTCATCTGCTCATGTCTATGTAAGGCTGCACAAAGGTCAGTCGATTGACGATATAAGTGAAGGGTTGCTGGAGGATTGTGCTCAACTTGTTAAGGCAAATTCTATTCAAG GAAATAAGGTGAACAATATTGATGTTGTATACACTCCCTGGTTCAACTTAAAGAAGACTCCTTCAATGGATGTGGGCCAAGTTGGCTTTCATAATCCAAAGATT GTTCGCACTGTTAAAGTAGAAAAGCGCATAAATGAAATTGTGAATAGGTTGAACAAGACCAAGGTGGAAAGGAAGCCAGACTTAAAAG CTGAGAAAGAAGCTGTAAATGCTGCAGAAAGAGCTGAACGGAAAGTTCAGCTTCGGGACAAG AAGCGCCGAGAAGAAATGGAGAGGCTTGAAAGGGAGAAACAAGCAGAGATAAGGAGCTACAAGGGTCTGATGGTCTCGGAGAAGATGACATCTAACAAACAAATTGCTGCAGCAAACAAGTCTCTGCAAGAACTGGAAGAGGACTTCATGTGA
- the LOC116255589 gene encoding uncharacterized protein LOC116255589 isoform X2 has protein sequence MSSAHVYVRLHKGQSIDDISEGLLEDCAQLVKANSIQGNKVNNIDVVYTPWFNLKKTPSMDVGQVGFHNPKIVRTVKVEKRINEIVNRLNKTKVERKPDLKAEKEAVNAAERAERKVQLRDKKRREEMERLEREKQAEIRSYKGLMVSEKMTSNKQIAAANKSLQELEEDFM, from the exons ATGTCATCTGCTCATGTCTATGTAAGGCTGCACAAAGGTCAGTCGATTGACGATATAAGTGAAGGGTTGCTGGAGGATTGTGCTCAACTTGTTAAGGCAAATTCTATTCAAG GAAATAAGGTGAACAATATTGATGTTGTATACACTCCCTGGTTCAACTTAAAGAAGACTCCTTCAATGGATGTGGGCCAAGTTGGCTTTCATAATCCAAAGATT GTTCGCACTGTTAAAGTAGAAAAGCGCATAAATGAAATTGTGAATAGGTTGAACAAGACCAAGGTGGAAAGGAAGCCAGACTTAAAAG CTGAGAAAGAAGCTGTAAATGCTGCAGAAAGAGCTGAACGGAAAGTTCAGCTTCGGGACAAG AAGCGCCGAGAAGAAATGGAGAGGCTTGAAAGGGAGAAACAAGCAGAGATAAGGAGCTACAAGGGTCTGATGGTCTCGGAGAAGATGACATCTAACAAACAAATTGCTGCAGCAAACAAGTCTCTGCAAGAACTGGAAGAGGACTTCATGTGA
- the LOC116255579 gene encoding uncharacterized protein LOC116255579, whose product MMHAKSDSDITSLAPSSPSRSPKRPVYYVQSPSRDSHDGDKSSSIHATPVYNSPMESPSHPSFGRHSRTSSASRFSGTFRSSSGRKANRKRNDKGWPECNVIEEEGPYDDIDGEGGLSRRCQFFMAFLGFVFLFSVFSLIIWGASRPYKAEISVKSLTIQDFHCGEGADNSGVVTKMTTLNSSLKISIRNPATLFGIHVSSTPINLIYSEIPIASGELKKYYQPRKSKRTVEIVLQGEKVPLYGAGASLTVSGNGIPDSNLNGGIPLQLEFGIRSRGYVIGKLVKTTHKKHVSCSLTVKSLKPVTLSGDACTYS is encoded by the exons ATGATGCATGCGAAGTCAGACTCTGATATCACCAGTTTAGCTCCTTCTTCACCTTCAAGATCTCCCAAAAGACCCGTTTACTATGTTCAGAGTCCTTCAAGGGATTCTCATGATGGCGACAAGTCTTCCTCTATCCATGCTACACCTGTCTACAACAGTCCAATGGAATCACCATCACACCCTTCTTTTGGGCGACATTCACGAACTTCTTCTGCAAGTAGATTTTCTGGAACATTTAGGTCATCCTCAGGTCGTAAAGCCAACAGGAAAAGAAATGACAAGGGATGGCCAGAGTGTAATGTGATTGAGGAAGAAGGACCTTATGACGATATTGATGGTGAAGGGGGATTATCTAGGCGTTGTCAATTTTTCATGGCCTTTCTGgggtttgttttccttttcagtgTCTTCTCTCTCATTATATGGGGTGCAAGCCGGCCTTACAAGGCAGAGATCTCAGTAAAG AGCCTGacaattcaagattttcattgTGGTGAGGGAGCAGATAACAGTGGTGTGGTAACCAAGATGACAACTTTGAATTCCTCTTTGAAAATAAGCATACGCAACCCTGCAACATTGTTCGGTATTCATGTCAGCTCCACGCCCATTAATCTCATCTACTCTGAGATACCAATAGCTTCAGGAGAG TTGAAGAAGTACTATCAGCCAAGGAAGAGCAAGCGTACAGTGGAAATCGTTCTGCAAGGAGAGAAGGTTCCCCTGTATGGGGCTGGAGCAAGCTTGACGGTGTCTGGCAACGGCATTCCAGACAGCAACCTTAATGGTGGCATCCCGTTGCAGCTGGAGTTTGGAATAAGGTCGCGCGGGTATGTAATCGGAAAGCTGGTAAAGACAACACACAAGAAGCACGTTTCCTGTTCGCTCACCGTCAAATCTCTCAAGCCTGTCACCTTGTCAGGGGATGCCTGCACCTACAGTTAG
- the LOC116245789 gene encoding protein CONTINUOUS VASCULAR RING 1-like isoform X1, producing MGDDRLVIPMATRERDRELLIPVGESHEDGDSKASSSSASSSHHSGKEAFYKVLRSWASKKFMTGCVILFPIAITFYITWWFIRLVDGFFSPIYAQLGINIFGLGFVTSIAFIFLVGVFMSSWLGASVLNLGEWFIKRMPFVRHIYNASKQISAAISPDQNSQAFKEVAIIRHPRVGEYAFGFITSAVTLQHYSGEEELCCVYVPTNHLYIGDIFLINSKDVIRPNLSVREGIEIVVSVGMSMPQILSMLDSQIIQADRTRSTRS from the exons ATGGGTGATGACAGGTTGGTAATTCCAATGGCCAcaagggagagagatagagagttACTCATACCTGTCGGTGAATCCCACGAGGATGGTGACTCGaaagcttcatcttcttctgcttcttcttcccaTCACTCGGGCAAGGAG GCATTTTATAAAGTTCTTCGAAGCTGGGCATCAAAGAAGTTCATGACAGGATG TGTTATCCTGTTTCCTATAGCAATTACTTTCTACATTACATGGTGGTTTATTCGTTTGGTAGATGGATTTTTTTCTCCAATATATGCACAACTGGGCATCAACATATTTG GACTTGGGTTTGTAACCTCCATAGCTTTCATCTTTTTGGTTGGGGTCTTCATGTCTTCATGGCTTGGAGCATCTGTGCTGAACCTGGGAGAGTGGTTCATTAAAAGAATGCCATTTGTGCGTCACATTTATAATGCATCTAAGCAAATTAGTGCTGCAATCTCACCTG ACCAGAACAGCCAAGCATTCAAGGAAGTTGCCATCATACGACACCCACGAGTTGGTGAATATGCATTTGGTTTCATCACCTCAGCTGTTACTCTtcag CACTATTCCGGTGAAGAGGAGCTCTGCTGTGTCTACGTACCCACCAACCACCTTTACATTGGTGATATATTCCTGATCAATTCGAAAGATGTCATCAGGCCAAATTTATCAGTCCGTGAAGGAATTG AGATTGTCGTTTCTGTTGGAATGTCAATGCCCCAGATATTGTCAATGTTAGACTCGCAAATTATTCAAGCTGATAGGACGAGATCTACCAGAAGTTGA